A genomic segment from Streptomyces sp. NBC_01233 encodes:
- a CDS encoding DDE-type integrase/transposase/recombinase, producing MITTVPGDSVERAPDLVDRDFVATAPNRCWVADFTYVKTWSGIVYVAFVVYTFSRRIVGGSAATSKETRLVLDALEMALCQRDRDGFPYGQGELIHHSDAGSQGGFN from the coding sequence GTGATCACTACGGTCCCGGGCGACTCCGTCGAGCGGGCACCGGACCTGGTCGACCGCGACTTCGTCGCCACGGCCCCGAACCGCTGCTGGGTCGCCGACTTCACCTACGTGAAGACCTGGTCCGGCATCGTCTACGTCGCGTTCGTCGTGTACACCTTCTCCCGCCGGATCGTCGGCGGGTCCGCCGCCACGTCCAAGGAGACCAGGCTCGTCCTGGACGCCCTGGAGATGGCCCTGTGTCAGCGTGACCGGGACGGATTCCCGTACGGCCAGGGCGAGTTGATACATCACTCGGATGCCGGGTCGCAGGGTGGATTCAACTGA